GTCCAAACTAGTTGTTAATGTTGACAACACACTAAACCAAGACTGTGCATCAAGAAACAGTAATACTGCTAAGGTCAAGTAATGCAATAGCATCAAGGCAATGATCAAATACTACAAAAACATATCAGCTTTGAAAAAATAGTCTATATACATTGCTGTATGTGTATTCATAACTATCTCCATTTACCTACTTAACTGGTCCTGACACATAAATAGAATTGAAACAGTTCGGATATGGAGATCTGAACTCCTCTTGGGATATTAAACTCTTGTCATGTTTATCACATCATGTAATCAGGTAGAGTCACAGAGTAAAAAATCCAATGGCAATGTAAATAATTTACATTGTTCTTGAAGCAAAGAAAGACTAGCAATAACAAAATGATCTTCATATTGCTTGAACTGTTGTTTTACCAGCATTCAGCTGTAAGATTATGTACAATACACATATATAGGTTACTGATAAGCACCATATCAATTATTATGATAATCACTTCATCAACAGTATCAATTCATCACCTCAGActataaaagaaaataaatattgtcaaaatatatacatcgaCAGCAGTATCATATTTACAAAGTATCATACATTGAAGAATGATCAGTTAACATATTCATAAGCATTGCTGAAATAAAATCCAAATGTCCATACAACAAAATCGTCTGCAGTTCTTGCAAGATTGTTCTGATAAATCAACAAGTCACATTCTCAAACAAATAACATACAATGAATCTGGTTATGTAGCACTTTCAAATATGAGACAAAAAAAGCAATGGATATAACAGTGCTCTACACATACACTCAGGTGAACATCGATGAGGGCACTCATTATACATAATGGAATCTCTTCTATGTGAGGTCAATCATCAACTTGACAGCACTGGCTTCTCATGTAACAAATTGGTCAAGGTAGAAGTGAATGTGTCAGTCTACACTAGATGTCTAAGTAACTGGAAGTAACTGATAAAGCCAAGCTGAAAAAGTCTGTCCAATGCCATGTTTATATCCAGAAATGACTAAACAGTCACTTAAAGATATCACAGATGCTTGCTCTCTTACAGAAAAGAGCAGAAGCGGAGATGCAGTGCAAAATATGATGAAACTGGTGAGAAGCAAACAATATGCCCCCATTCAGTGATATGTGTGGACAATGGATGAATCTCTAAAGAAAATGCTGAGGAATGTGCTGGTTTCCAAGGCCACCAGTCACCTCAAAGCTGACACTCATGAGGGGGCGCCTACGAACTGGGGCAGAGGACACAGGCTTCATGTGGACAACACCTTGCGAGTCAGTGTACCTGTAAGATGAAGTCACATGTTACAGAGTAGGTATGCAGAAATATACAAACACAGTTAAAGCCACAACTGGAATCCAATCATTTCTTATATCATCCATGAAACTGACAGATGAAGATAAATCTTGCATATGCAACTAGATAAGATCATTAACAGCAGGAAGTGTGCAAGAGCCATGTTCATCAGCCTGCACAGATGCTATACCTGCTGTGCACTTACTGTAAAGGTgtgtcatatttctgaaagatcCTTCACAGAAATGAAAATAGAACTTAGAGTGAGGAAATTTTTTCATGCTTATGGAGAAATGAAAGATAAAGATTTTTTTCCAAAGTCTTAGCAATGTTAGCTCTTGAAAAGAATTATGAGGACCACCACCGTTTCAGCATTCATTATATAATCAGACTTTGTTTATTCCAAGATTTCAGTTTCAGGTGACTTTTAACTTCCATACAGATATTTCAGGGAAGATGATAATTCAAATGTCAGTTAGTATTAGGAGTAAAATTACAATGAGAAGGGGGAAAGCATGAAAGCAAAAACGTTAGTTACAAACTATTATCTGCAATAGGTAGCAGGATTATAAATTTCCTGAAAAACAAACCAGAACTACTTAATACAAGAAATAAACTGTAAAATCATTTCAGAGACACATATTTTATTCCTCTATCATTAATGTAAATTTTCAgtcaataaatgaaaaaaagctATTTAACACAGATAGAAACACTGATGTGAGCTTGTCAAACTATTCTGACATATAAGCAGACTATAAAACAATTCTAAGCATTTAACAAAATATGTATCTCAAATTATAAACCAACATGCTAACTACAATCCATAACTCCCAACTAATTCCATTTGCTGTGTATTCTTTTCAAGACAGGTCAAGCATGCACGTGTGCCATGATGTAAGGACCTTTCTCAATGAGAAGATGTTACAGTACATGGAATCAATGCAGCCAGTCTGCATGAAAAACCTGTTAGAACTATGTATCCTTGGCCTTAAGACTGTACTACATCTGTAGGTTATGTAGGCTAAGCCCACAGCTGCAACTTACGAGGGCTCCCTGGGTTAGACACCCTGTCAAGTTCAAACCAGCAATTACTGATCATTTGTCAAGTTGCGAACCACAACCCATATAATTCTAGTGCACAGATATTGACAAAGTTTCACATGTTAAATGGGACATGAAATTTGCTGAAAGCCACCAATCAATAGCACAAGGTGACAATGGCATGAAGAAGGTTTACTCACACAGGAATCCATATCCAGACAAAATGTGTTGGTCTATGATTTAATTACTCAATACTACAGTAAGAGCTTTAATAGTTTACCCAGCTGAAACTCTTTTTAGATAAAATGTAGAATAAAAACCACAAATTCAAATATCTCAGCTGTGTATTTTAACTACAGATATGTAACAACTTGAAAAGCTTTCGAAAAAATACATCAATGATGACAAAATAGTTACACTTTGCTGTGGCACTTTTACTTTTCCGTCATATTTCAATATAACAACCTTGTTGTACTGTTTCCTTCTATTAAAAATGATCCTGAATTGAAAAGATGAAATTAAAGTAATTACAACAAAGATCTGAACTTGCTATGGCAGACACTGATTTCTTCACCAAAAACAAGTTAAAAAATGTTTGCTCTAAATTTGAAACTTCAATTGTACGTCTGATTTGATTATCAAAATTGTAATGGGCAATAGAATGATTATGATCATCAAAAAGAGCTAATTCATTTGCTtctctgacaaacaaacaaacaaacaaacaaacaaaccccaaaCTGCTTAGCTTCAGCTAGTTCTAACACAAGTTACTCATTTGTCAAACACTGATTTACTCAAGTAACTATGGTGACTGCATTTGTGTGACGTGTGCTCTCCATATGAAACCCTACATCTGACTGGGACCAGTTTGAGTTCTATTTTAAGTAATTCCTGCGTCACTCAGAGTGCAGCATGTTGTTCTACTacaaaacaagaataaaaataatcTCTGCATAAAGTGCAGCTCCCAAACCTGGccttgacaccagaaatgcagaTGCATTGTAGTACAACTTACTAATATCATTGTAAAACAGATTCAGACGGAATGGAGAAGATCATCCAGGCTGTTACTAGTGTTATATACTTGACACTATGCCATCCACACCATGAAACCATGAAGTACAATGATATCTGACCACCAATTGCACTGAGATGCCTCTTCGACAAGTATAGCTTTGTGGGACTTATCCTATCACAGAATGATGGCATGATTCTATCATCATAcataactgggatattgctttTGTGCACACAAGAATCAAACGCTATCGCTTCCTACAGTAATCAATTCCAGGTGAAGTTTCTGACTGTCATTACGTGTTCCCAGATCGTGGTTTCCCTATCCAGCACTGTGCATGTCCATGCTGAATTAAAATGTGAAAAGATCCACACGTTTTAAGTTGCTCAGTGTGATATGACTACAATTGTTATTGACAAAGTTATCTGTCAAAGTGAAATTCACATCACATCGTCAATAATGCAGGGCATGCATCAAACATGCTATATATGAGCAGCAACCAGGTGGGATATTGGGTGTTAGAGAAATGAATGTcattacatacaaacacatatcaaGATGATCCGAAGGCACTaaaagttgcctccctttgtcTCATGATATAAGATTGGGGGATTTCAGGAAATCTGAAAACAAGATTATGGGTTCAAGCATTCAAATAAAATTTCAAACTTGAGTTTTGGGATCaaaaaaagattattgtcatgcttTTAACACACTTATAAGTGCAATAACATCCAATGGGAAAAATGGTGTGGGTATTAGTCTCAATATATGGAAGGACTATGATCCATGATTTCAGAAAAAGTGTTATACTGGAAATTTTGAGGTATCAAAAAGTAATGCTACAAAAAAGTGTGTTCATAGTTTTAGGGTGAAATTATCTTGCTATAAGGTGTATcataagaaaaaaatgaaagttataattttaattttaattttgtgtGAAAATGAATTATGTTGTGCAGACATATGAAATATTGTGTATGATTGGTTTTCAAAAAGATAAATATTCCGAAAGTTGCAAATATGTTCACAACTATTTAAAATCTAAAACAGAATCtaagaaagttttcaaataaaCAGAATTTTCTTCGTACTAGAACATTTTTGACTAAATATTATAAGCTTTCAAATCTTATCACTCTAATTACTGAACAATCAATAATAAAACTGCAAACTGCCCACAATAATTCCATTGAGCATGCTTATTACAACATCTGTATTTAATTCTATTTGCCCTGACCAGTCGCATCAGTACAAGTTCTTATCCAATAAACAAATACCAGTAGGCTGGTTGGTCATAATCCTTCCACAGCTGGGGGCAAGGGAAAAGGGAAGTAACTTATCTGGATTGTTCATCGGCAACAGTTCACTCAACATACCTCCTCAAAGATAGCAAAATCTTGTACATTTCTGAAGTAAATCAGAAGCTCATAGATTTGCTTTGTTTTTATATCCTGGCTCTGAACACAGAGATGCATATGAACAAAGGGTTCATATTGGTCAAAATCACACATTTTGATAAGATTCACTGTGGCAAAGATAACCCTAAAAACAAATCCAATCTCAAAATAGAAAGTTTCAAATTACATATGAACTGTCCATGCAACAACTATTCTATCACCATCAGCTATGACATTCTTGGACCATTCTAGCCATGGCCTGATCAATTACAAATctcaaatattttacatttggtaTTATCTTTAATTATTAATGCAAGCATAAATTCTAAACCAATAATTTGTTGAAAAGATATGAGAAAGCATTCATGCGTTTTTAAAGCAAAAACTTTATGGAacatattattttgaaatattcaccATGAAACATACTTACTTGGCACGAAGAACACCGCTGCGTGTTTTACTTGCACGGTTGTTGACAGTAGTGTTGACAGTGTTGTCAGATATGTTGTTTTTAGCCAACAACTCATCAAACTGTTTCCGTGGCAATCCTGGTAAAACATTAACAGTTACTCCATGACAACTGTGAAATGTGTAACAGCGAAAAGGTCTGCCATTCCAATGCCAGATTCCTGCACCAAATGGTAATACAGCAtagaaaaaatataatttccaacactttcaagaaagtaATAAACTATCTACACCACCTGGAGACAATTACTGACAAAATCAAATGAGAGACATCACGTTCATACCTGGCATCAAGTATCCAGGAATGCTGGAACTCTTTGGTGGGCCTTTCACAGGGGGGAGATCCTTGTGGCCTGCAGCAGAAGACATGACTTTACACACTGGTTACGTAGATTCATGATCATGTCCTGTGACAACTGACTTCATGTGTGAGCCAGTATTCATAATGCTCATTGAAAGGAGAGTCATGCAAACCACAATATGGCATACTTTCACTCAGCATTCTACACTTACATCATATTGAATTCCATACATTTAGCTTGTATAGTGTCACTCATGTCATTCATAAATCACTATGAGCCTTAAGCATGGCAGATATTGCTTTATACAACAAGACAATTACAACACAGAACTTCAGGTTAGATGCATGCTTTCAAGCATTTAAAAAACATATACATTACAGCATCTATTTAATTTGGTATCATATACACCATGTAGACTGTAGCAGCAATGTAATATCTTGCCATGATGGCAAAGTATCAGCAAGTTCTTAATGTCTATGCTGAATCAATACAAAACCAAGAATATTCATACAAACTAATAAACATGTACACTAATTAAATGCTCCAAGTAAATAACAGTCATTAAGACTGACAAGGTTGAGATTGACAATGTGAAGGTATGACATTTTAAGGATCAATCTAGTTTCTATGAGCATAGAACTATATAATTTCAGGTCTAGATGGTTGTTTTTATTAATATATGTACAGATTAACTATCAGATAAAAATACTTAGCAAACATACAATTTTGAATTGATGGATACTTAAATATTCAATCAATGatacacaaacaacacattgtTTACAACAAATAGCAATTCAGCATTAACTGAATTGCTTTCTGttgtaatatataattttaattatttaGGAATAAGAGATAAAAGTATTCAACTTACAAGAGTACATCTGCAATGAATATGTATACCCCTAATGAAAGTTAGTTCAAATGCACATGTATGGCTCAGCTAATGGTGGCATGCTGGAATGTGTTCTGGGGAGTTTTTATCACCATAAAATAGCTGTTTGCTTTTCACCAAAACTGTTGTCCATTCTTTTCAGATTCATAAAATAACCCAATCAGTGTGCCTAACCAATCGGTATAAGCAGCATGGTTGTCAGGTGTATATCTCAATGTCAACATACCAGAGCTCATTTCACATTTCCAGATCTGACACAGTTATATACTAACTGGATCCATCAGCAATTATACTTAGAGCATGTAGAATGTcaatttaaagatcacatacaaCCAATAgatcaaatataattaaaacacatttatcacttattcatgacatataatatacattgctgcttgtaaaaaacaaataaacaaaaccatAGGCGTACAATCGccattcaaaagtgcaatattttgtacttgggcttacttccctcgaaacaaagccctcaggagaccgaacccagtcataaatcaatttattttgtatatGGCATATAGCCTagctgataggtgttaagtttaaattgcatgtggtcaatgattgaagttgtgtattgcatattgtctttagcagacaggcaggcagacatataggtgtcagtaaaccagacattgaactgtctctgtgacagaggctgcttcccacaatcaacaaggttatttttgtgtgtaacgagtagattacttacttgtttgtgtacacaaccaagatgagactactgctcacaacctcatgctgcgggcatgcatactgtttcaggctccacgaacctattcactgcatatGCATTATGCATGCAGCGCAACACAGccgttgaaaccactttttccccagcgctgggggaaatttagtgaatcatttgaactccgatttcgcgggcttctTTTTCATCGgatgaattggcattttttatgatttgtttcggtaactgcacaccaaaaggtatcagaatctgcaaagttgtgttttacgttgcatgtgacctttaagagtgGATAATAACATCATGGTTATCACACATCCCCTataaacattgaaaatatgaaattcaGTCAAATCCCAAGGGTCAGACGCTGGTATCTCAAATATAATTACTTGAGGTACCTGTCAGTCCCAACAATTTTTTCTACTATAACAGACATACCTATATCTCGAATACATCGAATTTATTACGTGATCCCCAGCAATTCGACTCAATGGGATTTGACTGTAATTAAGAAATGATTACGGTGAGACATTTACAAACAGATATAGGCCATGTATATTCATGTCCAGCTTATGAagctgaaaaaaatatgatcaaaagCTGAGACAGTGTAGAGAAGATACTGGAACAAGCATTTACTTTACTGCACTAACAATTTAAAACCATTTACTccccaaaaaattaaaggcattAATACTAGCTAGGCACACTAACAAGTGAATGCTCTTCATTATGAGAAAATTCTTGTTGATTGCCACAATGTTGGTTAATAATGTAACTATTCTCCACTATCCACTCCACGTGTTTAGGATAAGGTAGATAAGTTTTCTGATTCTTAAGAAATAGTACTTGTTAGTTACTTCTATTGTATTCAAAATTGAAAGGCAAAATATCTACAACAATTATAATATGCAGAAACTATTggttaattttcagaatctaAAGTACAGCCATCTTGACTGCTACTTCCACCTGTGATAAAAACATCTAGGCTGTCAAGTGAAGCAAATTGGTTCAATCATTTTATCAAAAGCACAAGTTTTAGGGCTGGGGGAGATGAGGTAGCATGCTAATGCCTTTCTGATAATTTATGTTGCAGATTTCTTTATCCAGACACCTCTTCATGAAGAAATCAGCAAAACTGCATCTTATGTTAGTTTTCACCGtatattgaaacaaaaataCTTATACACTTACTACAGGTCAAAACTACATGAGTTTACAACTTCACTAAAGTTTTTCAGAAAATTAGTTCATATATTATATGTTAATACAGTGGGGCACACAACTTCCACACACGTAAGATAGTCGTTTATCATTAACTAGACGAGGCAGTAACCATCTACAACAAACCATAAAATTATCTAGTTACACACTGTACTCCTGTAAAGTAGCTTAAGATCAATATAACCTCCGCATCACTACAGCTGACCACCTACTACAGCTGCCTGTACTTACCATCTAAggcctcatcctcatcctcatctttCTTTGTAACAACTGGAGAAATGTACACATTTCAAAATTCGAACAagcctgtagaggttgcagattctttgaatcaagtcctccttggggtacttataagcattaaaatgttcttttaattcttgTGACAGTAGTAaccatattttgaataaaaaatatgtacaaaatacgAGGGAGCCGAAGGACTGAGAAGAGCCGAGACACTTGACTCACCCCTGCCAGAGCCCGAACCAGGTCGCCTGGGTACCTGGAAAGAGCCCCCCCAATGGAGGATTTCCCGATAGCCCAGGGTGAGGACAGAGTGCTGAGATGCCCAGAGGCTGGGCAGCACTAGGCTGCTTGCCCCATGGGTCAAGCTAAAGCCGACTGTCCTGGACATATACGAGATTGTGGCCAACCCACTTAATGGTTGTCCTGAGGGAGGAGTGTTCCCCAAGCGAAAGCCTGGGCCACAGCCTCCTCCAACCAAAGCACCCTGTCAGCACAAAGCTGCCCGGGTGTCGAGTTCCTTGCGGAACCCAGACAACGCCAAGTCGATCAACGGTTGGACCGACAACATATGCTGTTGAAACAATGTATTAATAGCAACCATAGATACCTAAGGTGCCTGTGAAACAGAGGGTGGTGCAGGGGTTACAGATGCAGGAGGAAGGGAAGGGTCCCTAGCGACCCAGGCCTTTTTTGCTGAGCCCTCCATAGAGGATGAAGCCTCTTTCTTTTTATGGGACCGTTTGGACGGAGGGTCCTGTGCCCAAATGTCTCCCCCCTGCCCCTCCACTCCCCCTCCCAAATCCTTAAGTAGGTTGGTGTAAAAAGAAAATCTGCATGTCTGGATTTCCATGTCTGTGGAGTAAACCCAGCGCACACCTCGCTTGCTTGGTCGTCGTGGTGGCACTCCACCAGACACCTTAGGCAGGCATCATAAAGATCCTTAGCAGGGATCGTAGATTTGCATGTAGAGCAGGTTTTAaactgcaaaacaaacaaacgcaaCCTACTAATGTGCGTAATGTAacataacatgaaacaaacatgcaTGGGCGACAAGCTAACTAACCAATACTACATATGTAGACTACTGAAAGCAAAgtgccaacaacaacaacctaaCACATAAAAGGTTGaagaaatataataataatacgtATTAACAACTACCAGCTACATAATACCCTTAATTATAAAGACCCGCCGCAAAAAGACTTACAGTAGCACATGGTAAACAATTTGGCAGGGAAAAATTTCCCATCCACCATCTTGACAGGCCACATCGCAAGCAGGTGGGGACAAGAAATAGTACAACATGTCTAGACAAATAGCACTGTAAAAACGATTTCTAGAATGGCCATGCGtctaataaagaaaccatacgGACAGTTTGAGTCTCGGCGCTACTCATCTTGAACAAGAATGAACTTAAGTGAAGCTTGGAAGAACACAGTCTGAACACATCTGTACTGACAAGCAACAGATAAGGAAATGTTTGGTTTGAGGCCATAGCTTtggagttacctgctcttggctgtcacgggtCCAGGGGGCCTGGTAGGGGTTGTCTCATAAGACAAAaacgtttttttgttttgtacatattttttcttcaaaatatggTTACAACTGTTGCAAGAATTAGAAGAACATtttaatgcttataagtaccccaaggaggatcccTATGAAAAAGAgtctgttttgtttcaaaacacaaatcaaGCACCAAAATATCTAAGCTCAAACACAAGGCAAgaaacacacatacggacacaaaGTTCAACAACAAATCTACATTTATAGATAAGTTTCTTCAACTAtgaaaatattctcacccaCGGACTGTTTAAAGGAAAAATCATATGCACAGGAAATGGGTTGAAACAATTAAGCTGACCACAGCAAGTGATCCTATTCTTTGCATGGATGTTGATGGAGAGaactcatgtaatgaaacaaaGTGAGGACATTCCAGTGATTTATTTCTTCCTAGACCTATATTTTCTAAGCTCTcttggcgctaagatagtcatgaGTGCCACACATTGACATGAACTAAAGACAATTTTAGCACTAatagagctttgaaaatctaggtcctggtTTCTACACATAGTGGGGATAAATGCTCCAACTAAACagtacataaacatacataaaaacataagctCTAAATAATCTCAGTGGTGCAAAACTTAATTATGGTGAAATTCCTTGATTTGTGATTGTCATGGAAACAGCAACATGGCCTTGCTTCAACACAAACAGAGATGTCTTATTATTCTCAGAGCAACATATTCTTTTACTTACCATGGGTATCAGACATGTCCGTCATCATTGTTCCTTTGCGAAGGAGTTCGTCTCGCTTTCTTTTCTGTGTCTCTTTGTTGGCATGCCAGTTGCACAAAAACTGACGTGACATTTCAGTGATCTCCTTTCCATCTAGCATCTCTGTAGACATATCCATTGTACAACAACCATCATTACATAAAGTTTCataaatacaacataaacaCTTTTCTGAGTTAACTGCGCAGAAAATCTAGTTTAAAAGGTCTGTGGGTATTTTAGTTAatgaagagttatccccctttaaTGTGTGGCATTTCTCTCAAAGCAGCTGTTGATAAATTTTCTTTGAACATACTGATTTACAATACAAGTGACAAATTTTCTAACTGCTGgtgacaaaaaatacaaactagGGCTAATATAAGAGACAAGAATGGCGAAGTCAAGGTGTCTCCTAATTACCTAAATGCTTTGACATGACAATAATCCTGTCCCTGTACTTTGCCTTGTGGCACACTGGGTTACCCATCAGTTCCAGTCTCCACAGAAATGGCCACAGTCCTAGAATATGAGCAAGCTCCTTCATGTCATTGAGGAAGTTATCACTGGCCATCAACTGAGTGAGGCCCTTCAAAA
Above is a genomic segment from Haliotis asinina isolate JCU_RB_2024 chromosome 7, JCU_Hal_asi_v2, whole genome shotgun sequence containing:
- the LOC137290816 gene encoding protein phosphatase 1 regulatory subunit 42-like isoform X2; amino-acid sequence: MPKLTIDLIARGTSGYTKKKRDESMQQYLRRLTHLYLEDKSIDEVGEDLALCRNLIVLYLYDNQLSKVPVLHHNQSLTHLYLQNNHISKIENLGPLNRLVKLYIGGNNITVVEGLEKLDQLQELHVENQQLPPGEKLLFDPRSLRTLANTLQVLNISGNNLDSIKDLEVLKGLTQLMASDNFLNDMKELAHILGLWPFLWRLELMGNPVCHKAKYRDRIIVMSKHLEMLDGKEITEMSRQFLCNWHANKETQKRKRDELLRKGTMMTDMSDTHGHKDLPPVKGPPKSSSIPGYLMPGLPRKQFDELLAKNNISDNTVNTTVNNRASKTRSGVLRAKNVQDFAIFEEVH
- the LOC137290816 gene encoding protein phosphatase 1 regulatory subunit 42-like isoform X1, with product MPKLTIDLIARGTSGYTKKKRDESMQQYLRRLTHLYLEDKSIDEVGEDLALCRNLIVLYLYDNQLSKVPVLHHNQSLTHLYLQNNHISKIENLGPLNRLVKLYIGGNNITVVEGLEKLDQLQELHVENQQLPPGEKLLFDPRSLRTLANTLQVLNISGNNLDSIKDLEVLKGLTQLMASDNFLNDMKELAHILGLWPFLWRLELMGNPVCHKAKYRDRIIVMSKHLEMLDGKEITEMSRQFLCNWHANKETQKRKRDELLRKGTMMTDMSDTHGHKDLPPVKGPPKSSSIPGYLMPGLPRKQFDELLAKNNISDNTVNTTVNNRASKTRSGVLRAKYTDSQGVVHMKPVSSAPVRRRPLMSVSFEVTGGLGNQHIPQHFL